In the [Clostridium] colinum genome, one interval contains:
- a CDS encoding coiled-coil domain-containing protein yields MQNNYILNNKNNEILSFYYGEERAIYCKKLGSNNYPIVSKIIQDVTDCFTVDIGPNKEIYIFCQNYNGEIVLCKLEQDTFKHKVLFKNKSEGAENILFYPIFFKGNMSLIYNTPNNMDNNFLAIKTLVGGKGWTRAENIDAFSVIPNNIFYVQKVNQDNIVVAYQKKSKDIQIGYKEIKNGNISDFITVHKTGYQIVDYSFIAFKDVVHYVYVIKSLFSSQVIYKRKDENGLSNPIILFEGQKIKSCNISVLNDNLYCSFIAGSTLYYCQSEDFGRSFLGISKYRKQISQDIIKARFLSTVNMTNSSVNEVYIDAKNTLNIYMLPELLPNLFNKKQDIKQNRYSFENNNQDKFITNLNSQFIDNIDIEKPETNVNNTYKNLNKPQNTMFLENDFMANFNLEEFSKISNLKEHNKQLDFNNTINTSNNISNMENIDNNLILENKVKMLNEQLSEKNSQILKLNSIIQNKNNEKTDIEIHLRQKIKNMENENNSLLEKINILQQEIENIKNITKQIEREDIDNNEKDISKSQAKPEENEEK; encoded by the coding sequence TTGCAAAATAACTATATTTTAAATAATAAAAATAATGAAATTTTATCATTTTATTATGGAGAAGAAAGGGCAATTTATTGTAAAAAGCTAGGGAGTAATAATTATCCTATAGTAAGCAAAATTATACAAGATGTTACAGACTGTTTTACTGTTGATATAGGGCCTAATAAAGAAATTTATATTTTTTGTCAAAATTATAACGGAGAAATTGTTTTATGTAAGCTAGAGCAAGATACATTTAAACATAAAGTACTTTTTAAAAACAAAAGTGAAGGTGCTGAAAATATTTTATTTTACCCTATATTTTTTAAAGGAAATATGAGTCTTATATATAATACCCCTAATAATATGGATAACAATTTTTTAGCTATAAAAACTCTTGTTGGAGGCAAAGGTTGGACTCGTGCTGAAAATATAGATGCATTTTCTGTAATACCAAATAATATTTTTTATGTACAAAAAGTAAATCAAGATAATATAGTTGTTGCGTATCAAAAAAAATCTAAAGATATACAAATAGGGTATAAAGAAATAAAAAATGGAAATATATCAGATTTTATTACAGTACATAAAACAGGATATCAAATAGTAGATTATTCTTTTATAGCTTTTAAAGATGTTGTACATTATGTATATGTTATAAAAAGTTTATTTTCTAGCCAAGTGATATATAAGAGAAAAGATGAAAATGGACTTTCTAACCCAATAATACTTTTTGAAGGACAGAAAATAAAAAGTTGTAATATTAGTGTTTTAAATGATAATCTATATTGTAGCTTTATTGCAGGCTCTACTTTATATTATTGCCAATCTGAAGATTTTGGCAGGTCTTTTTTAGGTATATCTAAATATAGAAAACAAATATCACAAGATATAATAAAAGCTAGATTTTTATCTACTGTTAATATGACTAATAGCAGTGTAAATGAAGTCTATATAGATGCTAAAAATACTTTAAATATATATATGTTACCAGAGCTTTTACCTAATTTATTTAATAAAAAACAAGATATAAAACAAAATAGGTATAGTTTTGAAAATAACAATCAAGATAAGTTTATAACTAATTTAAATAGTCAGTTTATAGATAATATAGATATAGAAAAGCCAGAGACAAATGTTAATAACACATATAAAAATTTAAATAAACCTCAGAATACTATGTTTTTAGAAAATGATTTTATGGCTAATTTTAATCTTGAAGAATTTTCTAAAATTAGTAATTTAAAAGAACATAATAAACAACTAGATTTTAATAATACAATAAACACTTCAAATAATATTAGTAATATGGAGAATATAGATAATAATTTAATATTAGAAAACAAAGTTAAAATGTTAAATGAACAATTAAGTGAAAAAAATAGTCAAATTTTAAAATTAAATAGTATTATACAAAATAAAAATAATGAAAAGACAGATATTGAAATACATTTAAGGCAAAAAATAAAAAATATGGAAAATGAAAATAATAGTCTTTTAGAAAAAATAAATATTTTACAACAAGAAATAGAAAATATTAAAAATATAACAAAACAAATTGAAAGAGAGGATATAGATAATAATGAAAAAGATATATCTAAATCTCAAGCAAAACCTGAAGAAAATGAAGAAAAGTAA
- the cwlD gene encoding N-acetylmuramoyl-L-alanine amidase CwlD, whose amino-acid sequence MIIFVGMMKTYFDETVETFSMPVANKNIFIDAGHGEWDPGKVAKDGTLEKDINLSISKYLQSYLEQSGGFVLTTRTDDKALSDKKREDLKQRKNIANNENVDLLVSIHQNSFPKENVKGAQVFYYKGSEESKKLAECVQNRLKEIDKTNDRVAKESKDYYILKQSKMPAIIVECGFLSNTEENNNLKNEEYQKKIAWAIYLGILDYYAN is encoded by the coding sequence TTGATTATATTTGTAGGTATGATGAAAACATATTTTGATGAAACTGTAGAGACATTTTCTATGCCAGTAGCTAATAAAAACATCTTTATAGATGCAGGACACGGTGAATGGGACCCAGGAAAAGTAGCAAAAGATGGAACACTTGAAAAAGATATAAACCTTAGTATATCAAAATATTTACAATCATATTTAGAACAATCGGGAGGATTTGTTTTAACAACAAGAACAGATGACAAAGCTTTATCAGATAAAAAAAGAGAAGATTTGAAACAAAGAAAAAATATAGCAAATAATGAAAATGTAGATTTGTTAGTTAGTATACATCAAAATTCATTTCCTAAAGAAAATGTAAAAGGAGCACAAGTATTTTATTATAAAGGTTCAGAAGAAAGTAAAAAATTAGCCGAATGTGTGCAAAATAGGTTAAAAGAAATAGATAAAACTAATGATAGAGTAGCTAAAGAAAGTAAAGATTATTATATATTAAAACAAAGCAAAATGCCTGCTATAATTGTAGAATGTGGATTTTTATCTAACACAGAAGAAAATAATAACTTAAAAAATGAAGAATATCAAAAGAAAATAGCGTGGGCTATATATTTAGGTATTTTAGATTATTATGCTAATTAA
- a CDS encoding response regulator transcription factor: MYKVIIIDAEEDARNNLIKKINWEKYNFQILDIAENGKEALEKIEKLKPDLIFTDIKMSFLTGIELIKILCKNRYNTKIVIVSKFTNFEYIKDAINNNVIGYILKPINIKEIEDILIKAKNNFDIEYNQKRDFEALKKYYTESLPIIKTQFFSKAIEGKLTLDYWQNKCKILNIKLDNKYFLVATIKYSLKNIEKSYFEDEELILFSIKNILDESIEQFNKSINFYSFFYLDSIVTIFNIKHKSEIKHLIKELNNICEIYYKIMKINISIGLGYCVEKIQNLKVSYESSEEALLYKIIMGNRKTIYINDIEPDKNIKLVFSENDEKKLYSLIKLSEEEEIKKFVEEIFYNINKIIINSSDYNLYFIEIILSILKLSKNYNISTEKLFGKNFEINKIINEIYSIDNLKEYFLEKFIILSNLIKNQRINYTNNIVERAKIYIDENYDNPELSINSICDVLFISPTYFSAIFKKTLNISFIKYLTNLRLEKALELINTTSEKTSVIAKKVGYTDANYFSYVFKKKYGLSPLKYKNNK; this comes from the coding sequence TTGTACAAGGTTATTATTATAGACGCTGAAGAAGATGCAAGAAATAATCTAATAAAAAAAATAAATTGGGAAAAATATAACTTTCAAATTTTAGATATTGCAGAAAATGGAAAAGAGGCATTAGAAAAAATAGAAAAATTAAAGCCAGATTTAATTTTTACAGATATAAAAATGTCATTTTTAACAGGTATAGAGCTTATAAAAATATTATGTAAAAATAGATATAATACAAAAATAGTAATAGTATCAAAATTTACAAATTTTGAATATATAAAAGATGCTATAAACAATAATGTTATAGGTTATATTTTAAAACCTATAAATATTAAAGAAATTGAAGATATTTTGATAAAGGCAAAAAACAATTTTGATATAGAATATAACCAAAAAAGAGATTTTGAGGCTTTAAAAAAGTATTATACAGAAAGCTTACCTATAATAAAAACACAATTTTTTAGCAAAGCTATAGAAGGAAAATTAACTTTAGATTATTGGCAAAATAAATGTAAAATATTAAATATAAAATTAGACAACAAATATTTTTTAGTTGCTACTATAAAATATAGTTTAAAAAATATAGAAAAAAGTTATTTTGAAGATGAAGAGCTTATATTATTTTCTATAAAAAATATTTTAGATGAAAGCATAGAACAATTTAATAAAAGTATAAATTTTTATAGTTTTTTTTATTTAGATAGTATAGTAACTATATTTAATATAAAACATAAATCAGAAATTAAACATCTAATAAAAGAGCTTAATAATATATGCGAAATTTACTATAAAATAATGAAAATCAACATAAGTATAGGCCTTGGATATTGTGTTGAAAAAATCCAAAACCTTAAAGTTTCTTATGAAAGCTCAGAAGAAGCACTTTTATATAAAATTATAATGGGAAATAGAAAAACTATATACATAAATGATATAGAGCCAGATAAAAATATAAAATTAGTATTTTCTGAAAATGATGAAAAAAAGTTATATTCTTTGATAAAATTATCTGAAGAAGAAGAAATAAAAAAATTTGTAGAAGAAATATTTTATAACATAAATAAAATAATAATTAATTCTAGTGATTATAATTTATATTTTATAGAAATAATATTATCTATTTTAAAATTAAGTAAAAATTATAATATTTCTACTGAAAAATTATTTGGTAAAAATTTTGAAATTAATAAAATAATAAATGAAATTTATTCTATCGATAATTTAAAAGAATATTTTTTAGAAAAGTTTATTATCTTAAGTAATCTTATAAAAAATCAAAGGATAAATTATACAAATAACATAGTTGAAAGAGCTAAAATTTATATTGATGAAAACTATGATAATCCTGAGCTTTCTATAAATAGTATTTGTGATGTTTTATTTATTAGCCCTACATATTTTTCAGCAATATTTAAAAAAACTCTAAATATAAGTTTTATAAAATATCTAACAAATTTAAGATTAGAAAAAGCTTTAGAGCTTATAAATACTACATCTGAAAAAACTTCTGTTATAGCAAAAAAGGTAGGATATACAGATGCTAATTATTTTAGTTATGTATTTAAGAAAAAATATGGGTTATCACCTTTAAAATATAAAAATAATAAATAA
- a CDS encoding MGH1-like glycoside hydrolase domain-containing protein, producing the protein MKRRVFKKGLSLMMASAMFLASINLSTQNIFAKSKYVVEDFPNVISLQAELTNQPYSYYQVSDFSTFIDKGAWHGYSLPNLADKENLGAFSGPTILFKHKYETMAINLSKGISKINILQDNKPVDLEFANPVLNYYPGKLVQTYNTKDFKLNIELIFATDRTALIKTEIINISKKPISLNISWNGEIFKDYKHNKKTYKINSRLEDNKKGVNVIFDGKNEGLSEETKENRFFINFYDDVKTKISEDKSSYTTSLKNTINLNPNETYKTFRTESFTFNTQEYNLETRNLYDLNKESAFIENNNRWQKYLDNTFKKENIKNSKAYDNVAVKAIVTMITNWRSPAGDIKTSGITPSVSYRWFNGFWAWDSWKNAMGVLDFDSQLAKDAVKTMFDYQITKDNKNRPQDNGAIIDAIYYNKADFNERNSKPPLSAWVVYNIYKETNDIEFVKEMYPKLIAYHNWWYTNRDTDKNGVAEYGAMVHNAHYKKDEKGNILKDKNNKPIIDEDEIITAAAWESGMDNAIRFDKEGIGENDKGVLVFENKDDKGNVVGYSINQESVDLNAYLYAEKAFLKSLAEALGKKQDALKFEKEAKELKEYIEKYMFDEKTGFYYDLQISKDGKEKYLLVNRGKGTEGFIPLWAKLSSKEHAGKVVKNILDPNKFNLKVPFPTASKDNPYFDPNKYWRGPVWLDQAIFGIEALENYGYNKEAKELTLKLIDNAEGVLSNETIRENYNPVTGKGLHAKNFSWSAAAYYLLVTNTLQGNENTCQTGLK; encoded by the coding sequence ATGAAAAGAAGAGTATTTAAAAAAGGTTTATCTTTAATGATGGCTTCTGCTATGTTTTTAGCAAGTATTAATTTATCTACACAAAATATTTTTGCTAAAAGTAAATATGTAGTAGAAGATTTTCCAAATGTTATAAGCTTACAGGCAGAGCTTACTAACCAACCATATTCTTATTATCAAGTGTCAGATTTTTCAACTTTTATAGATAAAGGAGCTTGGCACGGATATTCTTTACCTAATTTAGCCGATAAAGAAAATTTAGGAGCTTTTTCTGGTCCTACTATATTATTTAAACATAAGTATGAAACAATGGCTATAAATTTATCTAAAGGAATAAGTAAAATAAATATATTACAAGATAATAAGCCAGTTGATTTAGAGTTTGCTAATCCAGTGTTAAACTATTATCCTGGAAAATTAGTTCAAACGTATAATACTAAAGATTTTAAACTAAATATAGAGCTAATATTTGCTACAGATAGAACGGCTTTAATAAAAACAGAAATAATAAATATAAGCAAAAAGCCTATATCTTTAAATATTAGTTGGAACGGTGAAATTTTTAAAGATTATAAACATAACAAAAAAACTTATAAGATAAATTCAAGACTAGAAGATAATAAAAAAGGTGTAAATGTTATTTTTGATGGTAAAAATGAAGGTTTATCGGAAGAAACAAAAGAAAATAGATTTTTTATAAATTTTTATGATGATGTAAAAACAAAAATAAGTGAAGACAAATCATCTTATACTACATCTTTAAAAAATACTATAAATCTAAACCCTAATGAAACTTATAAAACATTTAGAACAGAAAGCTTTACTTTTAATACACAAGAATATAATTTAGAAACTAGAAATTTATATGACTTAAACAAAGAATCAGCTTTTATTGAAAATAATAATAGATGGCAAAAATATTTAGACAATACTTTTAAAAAAGAAAATATTAAAAATAGTAAAGCTTATGACAATGTGGCTGTAAAAGCTATAGTTACAATGATTACAAACTGGAGAAGCCCAGCAGGAGATATAAAAACAAGTGGTATAACACCTTCGGTATCTTATAGATGGTTTAATGGTTTTTGGGCGTGGGATTCCTGGAAAAATGCTATGGGTGTTTTAGATTTTGATAGCCAACTTGCAAAAGACGCAGTAAAAACAATGTTTGACTATCAAATAACTAAAGATAATAAAAATAGACCACAAGATAATGGAGCTATAATAGATGCTATATACTATAATAAAGCAGATTTTAATGAAAGAAATTCTAAGCCACCTTTATCTGCTTGGGTAGTATATAATATTTATAAAGAAACAAATGATATAGAGTTTGTAAAAGAAATGTATCCTAAATTGATAGCTTATCATAATTGGTGGTATACAAATAGAGATACAGATAAAAATGGTGTTGCAGAATATGGTGCAATGGTTCATAATGCACACTATAAAAAAGATGAAAAAGGTAACATCTTAAAAGATAAAAATAATAAGCCTATTATAGATGAAGATGAAATAATAACTGCGGCAGCTTGGGAAAGTGGTATGGATAATGCTATAAGATTTGATAAAGAAGGCATAGGAGAAAATGACAAAGGTGTATTAGTTTTTGAAAATAAAGATGATAAAGGTAACGTTGTTGGATATTCTATAAATCAAGAATCAGTAGATTTAAATGCTTATCTTTATGCTGAAAAAGCATTTTTAAAATCTTTGGCAGAAGCTCTAGGAAAAAAACAAGACGCTTTAAAATTTGAAAAAGAAGCAAAAGAGTTAAAAGAATATATAGAAAAATATATGTTTGATGAAAAAACAGGATTTTACTATGACTTGCAAATATCTAAAGATGGTAAAGAAAAATATTTACTTGTAAATAGAGGAAAAGGTACAGAAGGATTTATTCCTTTATGGGCAAAACTTTCTAGCAAAGAACACGCAGGTAAGGTTGTTAAAAATATTTTAGACCCTAATAAATTTAATTTAAAAGTACCATTCCCAACTGCGTCTAAGGATAATCCATATTTTGACCCTAATAAATATTGGAGAGGCCCTGTTTGGTTAGACCAAGCAATATTTGGTATAGAAGCTTTAGAAAATTATGGATATAATAAAGAAGCAAAAGAATTAACATTAAAATTAATAGATAATGCAGAAGGTGTTTTATCTAATGAAACTATAAGAGAAAATTATAATCCTGTTAC